Proteins encoded by one window of Bactrocera oleae isolate idBacOlea1 chromosome 4, idBacOlea1, whole genome shotgun sequence:
- the Gprk1 gene encoding G protein-coupled receptor kinase 1, translating to MADLEAVLADVSYLMAMEKSKCTPAARASKRLVLPDPSVRSVMYKYLEKESELNFHKIFNQILGYLLFKDFCENDSEEPIQQLKFYEQIKNFEKTESYEERKELAREIYDNFIMEEMLSHTYEYSKEAVASVQKYLLKNEVPVNLFEPYIEEIFNHLKGKPFKKFLESDKFTRFCQWKNLELNIQLTMNDFSVHRIIGRGGFGEVYGCRKADTGKMYAMKCLDKKRIKMKQGEMLALNERTMLQAVSTGMDCPFIVCMTYAFHTPDKLCFILDLMNGGDLHYHLSQHGVFNEDEMKFYAAEVILGLEHMHKRFIVYRDLKPANILLDENGHIRISDLGLACDFSRKKPHASVGTHGYMAPEVLSKGTAYDSCADWFSFGCMLYKLLKGHSPFRQHKTKDKHEIDRMTLTMNVELPDCFTPELRSLLDSLLQREVDKRLGCMGNGADEVKMHPFFSGIDWHQVYVQKYTPPLIPPRGEVNAADAFDIGSFDEEDTKGIKLTDSDQELYKFFPLTISERWQQEIAETVFESVNIETDKIEQKKKAKQKQHFDADEKDSDCILHGYIKKLGGSFASLWQTKYAKLYPNRLEMHSESGSNKPELIFMDQIEDISSDFIHYKGEQCIQIRVNDGSRDGRIILTNSDEIGLKEWAFSLRSAHKKSQELLGSMARKAGKIYGSERDGNKSLYILTGSNPISKVSNGSN from the exons CGTCCGCAGCGTGATGTATAAGTATTTGGAAAAGGAGAGCGAATTGAACTTCCATAAAATATTCAATCAAATACTAG GATACTTGCTCTTCAAAGACTTTTGCGAAAATGACTCCGAGGAACCAATACAGCAGCTAAAGTTTTATGAACag ATAAAGAATTTTGAGAAAACGGAAAGCTACGAAGAACGTAAAGAATTAGCACGAGAAATATATGACAATTTTATCATGGAAGAAATGCTCTCTCACACATAC GAATATTCCAAAGAAGCTGTAGCCAGTGTACAGaaatatcttttaaaaaatGAAGTACCCGTTAATTTATTTGAG CCTTATATTGAGGAGATTTTTAACCACCTAAAAGGAAAGCCGTTCAAAAAGTTTTTGGAGAG cgACAAATTCACACGTTTCTGCCAGTGGAAGAACTTGGAGCTTAATATACAG TTGACCATGAACGACTTCAGTGTACACCGTATTATCGGACGCGGTGGCTTTGGCGAAGTGTACGGCTGTCGAAAAGCCGACACTGGCAAAATGTATGCCATGAAATGTTTGGACAAGAAACGCATCAAAATGAAACAAGGCGAAATGCTGGCGTTAAACGAACGAACTATGCTGCAAGCAGTGAGCACAGGG ATGGATTGTCCTTTCATTGTTTGCATGACCTATGCATTTCATACACCCGACAAGCTGTGCTTCATACTTGATTTAATGAATGGCGGCGATTTGCATTACCATCTTTCACAACACGGTGTGTTCAATGAGGATGAAATGAAGTTTTATGCAGCTGAG GTAATTTTGGGCTTGGAACACATGCACAAACGCTTTATTGTCTACAGAGACTTGAAACCTGCAAACATTTTACTCGATGAAAATGGGCATATTCGCATATCGGATTTGGGTTTGGCATGTGATTTTTCGCGCAAAAAACCACACGCCTCAGTGGGCACACATGGTTATATGGCGCCAGAAGTGCTTTCGAAAGGCACCGCCTATGACTCATGTGCCGATTGGTTCAGTTTCGGCTGTATGCTGTACAAATTGCTTAAGGGTCATTCACCGTTTAGACAGCACAAAACAAAAGATAAACACGAAATCGATCGAATGACCTTGACTATG aacgtTGAATTACCCGACTGCTTTACGCCCGAATTAAGAAGTCTTTTGGATTCCTTGCTACAGCGGGAGGTTGATAAACGACTGGGGTGCATGGGTAATGG tGCGGATGAAGTGAAGATGCATCCATTCTTCTCAGGTATCGATTGGCACCAAGTCTATGTTCAAAAATATACACCACCATTAATACCACCGAGAGGCGAGGTTAATGCCGCCGATGCTTTTGACATTGGCTCCTTCGACGAAGAGGATACGAAAGGCATTAAGCTAACGGATAGTGATCAAGAACTATACAAATTCTTTCCACTTACAATTTCCGAAAG GTGGCAACAAGAAATCGCCGAAACAGTATTCGAAAGTGttaatattgaaacagataaaatcgAGCAAAAGAAAAAAGCCAAACAAAAGCAACATTTCGATGCCGACGAAAAAGATTCGGACTGCATTTTACACGGTTACATAAAGAAGTTAGGCGGCTCTTTCGCTTCGCTCTGGCAAACCAAATACGCTAAACTTTATCCAAATCG attGGAGATGCACTCGGAGAGTGGTAGCAATAAGCCAGAGTTGATCTTTATGGATCAGATCGAGGATATTTCCTCCGATTTCATACATTACAAAGGAGAACAATGCATACAAATACGCGTTAACGATGGATCTCGTGATGGACGAATAATTCTAACAAATTCA GATGAAATCGGCTTAAAAGAATGGGCTTTCTCCTTGCGCTCGGCTCATAAAAAATCACAAGAGCTTTTAGGTTCGATGGCACGGAAAGCGGGCAAAATCTATGGCAGCGAACGTGATGGCAATAAATCTTTGTACATATTAACGGGTAGCAATCCAATTTCCAAAGTCTCAAATGGATCCAACTAG